CGCCGACTGCAATGTCTATATCGTCACCGTGCCCACGCCGATCGACTCGGCCAAGCGCCCCGACCTCACGCCGCTGATCCGCGCCAGCGAAACCCTGGCCAAGGTGCTCAAGCGGGGCGACATCGTGGTCTACGAATCGACGGTGTATCCGGGCTGCACGGAAGAAGTGTGCGTGCCGCTGCTGGAAAAGGGTTCGGGGCTCGTGTTCAACCGCGATTTCTTCGCCGGCTACAGCCCCGAGCGCATCAACCCCGGCGACAAGCAGCACCGCGTGACCAGCATCCTCAAGGTCACCTCGGGCTCCACGCCGGAGACAGCCGATTTCGTGGACCGCCTCTACGGCTCCATCATCACCGCCGGCACGCACAAGGCCAGCTCCCTGAAGGTGGCCGAGGCCGCCAAAGTCATCGAGAACACGCAGCGCGACCTGAACATCGCCCTGGTGAACGACCTGTCCATCCTGTTCAACAAGTTGGGCATCGACACGCTGGAAGTGCTGCAGGCAGCGGGCACCAAGTGGAACTTCCTGCCGTTCCGCCCGGGCCTGGTCGGCGGCCACTGCATCAGCGTCGATCCGTACTACCTCACGCACAAGGCGCAGGAAGTCGGCCACCATCCGGATGTGATCCTGGCGGGCCGCCGCACCAACGACAGCATGGGCCCCTATGTGGCCAGCGAAGTGATCCGCCTGATGGTGCGCAAGGGCATCAATCCGGTGCGCGCCCGTGTGCTGGTGCTGGGCCTGGCCTTCAAGGAGAACTGCCCCGACCTGCGCAATACGCGCGTGGTCGACATCGTGCGTGCGCTGCGCGAGTACAACGCGGATGTCGACGTGCACGACCCCTGGGTCAATACCGCCGAAGCCGAGCACGAATACGCGCTCTCGCCCATCGGCGCCCCCGACCAGGGCAACTACGATGCCGTGATCATCGCCGTGGGCCACCGACAGTTCGCGGACCTGGGTGCCGAAGGCATCCGCGCCTTCGGCAAGCCGTCCTCCGTGGTCTACGACGTCAAATACATCCTGCCGCGCGAAGCGGTCGACGGTCGACTCTGAGAGCCTGAGGATTAGCGTCATGAAAGTGCTGGTCACCGGTACGGCAGGCTTCATCGGCTCCCACGTCGCACAGCGCCTGCTCGAGCGCGGCGATGAAGTGGTGGGCCTGGACAACCTCAACGACTACTACGACGTCACCCTGAAGAAGGCGCGCCTGGCGCGCTTCGCGGACAAGCCCGGCTACACCCACATCCACGCGGACCTCGCCGATCGGGCTGCTATGGAGCAGGCCTTCGCCGAACACAAGCCGCAACGCGTGGTCCATCTTGCCGCGCAGGCCGGCGTGCGTTACGCCGCGCAGAATCCGCACGTCTACACCAGCAGCAACGTCACGGGTTTCCTGCACGTGCTGGAAGGCTGCCGCCATCACGGTGTGGAGCATCTGGTCTTCGCCTCCACCAGCTCGGTGTATGGCGCGAACACGGACATGCCCTTCTCCGAA
This genomic interval from Dyella japonica A8 contains the following:
- the tviB gene encoding Vi polysaccharide biosynthesis UDP-N-acetylglucosamine C-6 dehydrogenase TviB gives rise to the protein MQNLEDTKLAIIGLGYVGLPLAVEFGKHYDTIGFDINQRRISELTDGIDHTLEVTGEELAQAHRLHFSSQWSDLADCNVYIVTVPTPIDSAKRPDLTPLIRASETLAKVLKRGDIVVYESTVYPGCTEEVCVPLLEKGSGLVFNRDFFAGYSPERINPGDKQHRVTSILKVTSGSTPETADFVDRLYGSIITAGTHKASSLKVAEAAKVIENTQRDLNIALVNDLSILFNKLGIDTLEVLQAAGTKWNFLPFRPGLVGGHCISVDPYYLTHKAQEVGHHPDVILAGRRTNDSMGPYVASEVIRLMVRKGINPVRARVLVLGLAFKENCPDLRNTRVVDIVRALREYNADVDVHDPWVNTAEAEHEYALSPIGAPDQGNYDAVIIAVGHRQFADLGAEGIRAFGKPSSVVYDVKYILPREAVDGRL